One Agrobacterium tumefaciens genomic window carries:
- a CDS encoding heavy-metal-associated domain-containing protein: protein MLLKIENMTCGGCAKSVTKAIQSVDPNATVKPDPAARTVKVETAATIADIERVLEEAGYPAAAT, encoded by the coding sequence ATGCTGCTCAAGATCGAAAACATGACCTGCGGCGGCTGCGCCAAGTCGGTGACAAAGGCGATCCAGTCCGTCGACCCGAACGCTACGGTCAAGCCGGACCCCGCCGCTCGCACGGTCAAGGTCGAGACGGCGGCGACCATCGCCGATATCGAACGCGTTCTGGAAGAAGCCGGCTATCCTGCGGCCGC
- a CDS encoding heavy metal translocating P-type ATPase — protein sequence MNAPVRTNEMSEAISLPIEGMTCASCVGRVERALKAVPGVEAASVNLATERANVTTRSYVDKAILIEAIEKVGYSVPSQAAGPTGLVELSIQGMTCASCVGRVERALKAVSGVTEAVVNLATERATVRGGANTAELIAAIADAGYEAEVVRANAGPDHEDANAEQAERKEAERRELARDFTMAAVLTAPVFLMEMGSHVIPGGHALIESTIGMQWSWYIQFVLTTLVLFVPGIRFYDKGIPALWRMAPDMNSLVAVGSLAAYGYSLVATFAPGFLPPGTINVYFEAAAVIVTLILLGRLLEARAKGRTSEAIKRLVGLQAKTARVRRDGKTVDLPIGSVTPDDIVEVRPGERIPVDGEVVEGDSYVDESMITGEPVPVSKAIGSVVVGGTVNQKGAFAFRATAVGGDTVLSQIIRMVEEAQGSKLPIQALVDKVTMWFVPAVFVVAAFTFASWLYFGPSPALTFALVNAVAVLIIACPCAMGLATPTSIMVGTGRGAELGVLFRKGEALQLLKDASVVAVDKTGTLTEGKPALTDLELAAGFDRPEVLGTVAAVEAKSEHPIARAIVDAAAAEGVRMPAVSDFESVTGFGVKALVEGRRVEIGADRYMVELGHDVAQFSETAERLGNEGKSPLYAAIEGKIAAIIAVADPIKETTPAAIKALHGLGLKVAMITGDNMRTAKAIAAQLGIDDVAAEVLPDGKVDAVRRLKEQYGKVAFVGDGINDAPALAEADVGLAIGTGTDIAIEAADVVLMSGSLQGVPNAIALSKATIGNIRQNLFWAFAYNTALIPVAAGALFPGFGILLSPVFAAGAMALSSVFVLGNALRLRRFRAAH from the coding sequence ATGAATGCCCCCGTCCGCACCAATGAGATGTCTGAAGCTATATCGCTGCCGATAGAGGGCATGACCTGCGCGTCGTGCGTTGGCCGAGTCGAACGAGCCCTGAAGGCTGTTCCCGGTGTCGAGGCCGCATCGGTCAATCTGGCTACGGAACGCGCGAATGTCACCACCAGATCATATGTTGACAAGGCAATTCTGATCGAGGCGATCGAGAAGGTCGGCTATTCGGTGCCGTCCCAGGCCGCAGGGCCGACCGGCCTCGTAGAGCTGTCGATCCAAGGCATGACATGCGCGTCGTGTGTCGGGCGGGTCGAGCGCGCCTTGAAGGCTGTTTCAGGGGTTACCGAGGCAGTGGTCAATCTGGCCACGGAACGGGCCACGGTGCGCGGCGGCGCCAACACGGCTGAGTTGATCGCCGCCATCGCAGATGCTGGCTACGAAGCCGAGGTAGTGCGCGCAAATGCCGGCCCTGACCACGAGGATGCAAATGCCGAGCAAGCGGAGAGAAAGGAAGCGGAGCGGCGCGAACTGGCCCGTGATTTCACGATGGCTGCGGTGCTTACAGCTCCAGTCTTTCTCATGGAAATGGGATCCCATGTCATCCCAGGCGGTCATGCATTGATCGAATCGACAATCGGCATGCAGTGGAGCTGGTACATCCAGTTCGTGCTGACGACCCTCGTGCTCTTCGTTCCGGGCATTCGCTTCTATGACAAGGGAATTCCAGCCCTCTGGCGGATGGCGCCCGACATGAATTCACTGGTGGCGGTCGGTTCGCTTGCTGCCTACGGCTACTCCTTGGTTGCAACCTTCGCACCGGGCTTCCTCCCGCCTGGAACGATCAACGTTTATTTCGAAGCTGCGGCAGTCATAGTCACTCTCATCCTGCTTGGCCGCTTGCTGGAAGCCCGTGCCAAAGGGCGCACGTCCGAGGCGATCAAGCGGCTGGTCGGCCTTCAGGCAAAGACTGCGCGGGTTCGCAGGGATGGCAAGACGGTCGACTTGCCGATCGGTTCGGTGACTCCCGACGACATCGTTGAGGTTCGCCCCGGCGAACGCATTCCCGTCGATGGTGAAGTGGTCGAAGGTGATAGCTATGTCGATGAGTCGATGATTACCGGAGAACCTGTTCCGGTCTCGAAGGCGATCGGTAGCGTGGTCGTGGGCGGCACTGTCAACCAGAAGGGCGCCTTCGCTTTCCGGGCGACGGCGGTCGGCGGGGATACGGTTCTGTCGCAGATCATCCGTATGGTGGAGGAGGCACAGGGTTCCAAACTTCCCATCCAGGCGCTGGTCGACAAGGTAACCATGTGGTTTGTGCCAGCGGTCTTTGTGGTAGCGGCGTTCACCTTTGCTTCCTGGCTGTATTTCGGGCCGTCGCCCGCTCTCACCTTCGCGCTGGTCAACGCTGTCGCCGTCCTGATCATCGCCTGCCCCTGCGCCATGGGTCTGGCTACGCCGACGTCCATCATGGTCGGCACAGGCCGCGGTGCGGAGCTGGGGGTCCTCTTTCGCAAAGGCGAGGCGCTCCAGTTGCTGAAAGACGCCAGTGTGGTCGCCGTGGACAAGACGGGTACGCTAACCGAAGGAAAGCCGGCCTTGACCGATCTGGAACTTGCCGCAGGCTTCGACCGACCCGAGGTTCTGGGTACGGTGGCTGCTGTCGAGGCGAAATCGGAACATCCAATCGCGCGGGCGATCGTGGATGCGGCCGCTGCGGAAGGCGTTCGGATGCCGGCGGTGTCTGACTTTGAATCGGTAACAGGCTTCGGTGTGAAAGCTTTGGTCGAGGGTCGGCGCGTCGAAATCGGCGCTGATCGATACATGGTCGAGCTCGGTCATGACGTTGCGCAGTTTAGCGAGACGGCCGAACGTCTCGGTAACGAGGGTAAGTCGCCGCTCTATGCTGCGATAGAGGGAAAGATCGCGGCGATCATCGCAGTGGCCGACCCGATCAAGGAGACCACGCCCGCCGCAATCAAGGCGTTGCACGGTCTTGGCCTGAAGGTTGCGATGATCACCGGGGACAACATGCGCACCGCCAAGGCCATCGCCGCTCAACTCGGGATCGATGACGTGGCGGCGGAGGTGTTGCCGGACGGCAAGGTTGATGCGGTTCGCCGTCTCAAGGAACAATATGGCAAGGTGGCCTTCGTCGGCGACGGAATCAACGACGCCCCGGCCTTGGCGGAGGCGGATGTAGGTCTCGCCATTGGGACGGGCACGGACATAGCAATCGAAGCCGCCGACGTCGTACTGATGTCAGGCAGCCTGCAAGGCGTGCCCAACGCGATAGCGTTGTCGAAGGCGACAATCGGCAACATTCGACAGAACCTATTCTGGGCATTCGCTTACAATACGGCGCTCATCCCTGTGGCGGCGGGCGCGCTTTTCCCCGGATTCGGTATCCTTCTCTCGCCCGTGTTCGCGGCGGGCGCGATGGCCTTGTCGAGTGTGTTCGTGCTGGGCAATGCCCTGCGGCTTCGTCGCTTTCGGGCTGCTCATTAA
- the cueR gene encoding Cu(I)-responsive transcriptional regulator, translating to MNIGQASRASGVSAKMIRYYEQTGLIPRADRTGSGYRDYSDTDVHMLRFIRRARDLGFSVAEINGLLELWRDESRQSAEVKRLAEGHIAELERKIQALQEMAQTLKMLVNACRGDHRPHCPILMRLETDEEDEDVSIRPRKGAVAGISE from the coding sequence ATGAACATTGGACAAGCATCCAGAGCATCCGGCGTTTCGGCCAAGATGATCCGCTACTACGAGCAGACCGGCTTGATACCACGGGCAGATCGTACAGGGTCCGGCTATCGGGACTACTCAGATACAGACGTGCATATGCTGCGTTTCATCCGTCGCGCACGCGACCTTGGCTTCTCCGTCGCTGAGATCAACGGACTTCTGGAACTGTGGCGGGACGAGTCGCGCCAGAGTGCGGAGGTCAAGCGGTTGGCCGAGGGTCATATCGCGGAACTTGAGAGAAAGATCCAAGCCTTGCAGGAAATGGCACAAACACTGAAGATGTTGGTTAACGCCTGCCGTGGCGACCATCGCCCTCACTGTCCAATTCTTATGCGCCTGGAGACCGATGAGGAGGACGAGGATGTGTCGATTAGACCGCGCAAAGGCGCAGTCGCTGGCATTTCCGAATGA
- a CDS encoding type II glyceraldehyde-3-phosphate dehydrogenase, producing MTHRTSVRVAVNGFGVIGKRVVDAVLRQEDMELAGVCDVVGDWRLRTLSQKDVTLYGASEEAVLSLKDAGFEVSGTLDHLLDKADIVVDCTPKHVAAANVERYKSRRIKFIVHGGEKHSVTGHSFVAESSFASAVGRDATRVVSCNTTSIVRTLTALKQAGLLKRARGTLLRRATDPWESHLGGIMNTLVPEPEIPSHQGPDAQKVDPDLDVVTMAVKVPETIAHLHYWSVQLTRNAEKEEVLDAFRASSRIALVRTADGLTAINTIKELMADLHRPFGNLYEVALWEDMLRTERDELFYAYMVDNQAIVIPDTIDAIRALSGLTQNAEFSIARTNTALGVRQRFY from the coding sequence ATGACACATAGAACTTCTGTTCGCGTCGCGGTGAACGGTTTCGGCGTTATTGGCAAACGTGTCGTGGACGCGGTGCTTCGACAAGAGGACATGGAGCTCGCAGGTGTGTGCGATGTCGTCGGCGACTGGCGTTTGCGAACCCTCAGCCAAAAGGACGTCACCCTGTACGGTGCCTCGGAAGAAGCTGTTCTCAGCCTGAAGGACGCGGGGTTTGAGGTTTCTGGCACGCTCGATCATCTCCTTGACAAAGCCGACATCGTTGTCGATTGCACTCCGAAGCACGTCGCCGCAGCAAACGTCGAGCGTTACAAATCTCGCCGCATCAAGTTCATTGTCCATGGCGGCGAAAAGCATTCGGTCACAGGCCATTCCTTTGTCGCCGAAAGCTCCTTCGCCAGTGCGGTCGGACGTGATGCGACCCGCGTCGTGTCGTGCAACACCACGTCTATCGTCCGAACGCTGACCGCTCTGAAGCAGGCAGGTCTGCTGAAGCGCGCTCGCGGCACCTTGCTGAGACGGGCAACGGACCCTTGGGAAAGCCACCTTGGCGGCATAATGAATACGCTCGTTCCCGAGCCCGAGATACCTAGCCATCAGGGTCCAGATGCCCAGAAAGTCGACCCGGATCTGGATGTCGTGACCATGGCCGTGAAGGTGCCGGAGACAATTGCACATCTGCACTACTGGTCGGTGCAGCTCACGCGAAATGCGGAGAAGGAGGAAGTCCTTGACGCATTCCGCGCGTCGTCCCGGATAGCTCTGGTACGAACGGCCGACGGCCTCACCGCTATCAACACGATCAAGGAACTGATGGCTGACCTCCATAGGCCGTTCGGCAACCTATATGAAGTCGCGCTATGGGAGGACATGCTGCGCACCGAGCGGGATGAGCTCTTCTACGCCTACATGGTGGACAATCAAGCGATCGTTATTCCTGATACGATCGACGCCATTCGCGCATTGTCTGGCCTGACACAGAATGCCGAGTTTTCCATTGCACGGACCAACACCGCCCTCGGCGTCAGGCAACGGTTCTATTAA
- a CDS encoding methyltransferase family protein produces the protein MDSEVPAYGLWSLVILNSAVFIFFAFSFFKPSTTRDWRSFGAFSAFIVALFAEMYGFPLTIFLVSGWLQSRYPGIDWFSHDAGHLLEELFGWRSNPHFGPFHIASFVFIGGGFVLISAAWKVLYEAQRTRILATSGPYAWIRHPQYAGFVLVLFGFLLQWPTLLTLGMFPFLVVMYWRLARFEERQAIAEHGGEYERYMRDVPGFIPRFLGPPADKARP, from the coding sequence ATGGATAGCGAGGTTCCTGCATACGGCCTTTGGTCATTGGTAATTCTCAACTCAGCGGTCTTCATTTTCTTCGCATTTTCATTCTTCAAACCCTCGACAACCCGCGATTGGCGATCGTTCGGGGCCTTTAGCGCCTTCATCGTCGCGCTATTCGCCGAGATGTACGGGTTTCCCTTGACGATATTTCTCGTCTCGGGCTGGCTGCAGTCGCGCTATCCCGGCATCGATTGGTTCTCGCACGATGCCGGGCATCTTCTGGAAGAACTTTTTGGCTGGCGCTCCAATCCACATTTCGGACCGTTCCACATAGCGAGCTTTGTCTTCATCGGCGGGGGATTCGTTCTCATCTCGGCCGCCTGGAAGGTGCTGTATGAAGCTCAGCGCACTCGGATACTTGCCACGAGCGGGCCATATGCTTGGATTCGTCATCCGCAGTACGCCGGCTTCGTGCTCGTCCTGTTCGGCTTTCTCCTGCAATGGCCCACACTGCTGACCCTGGGAATGTTTCCTTTCCTGGTCGTCATGTACTGGCGCCTCGCTCGTTTTGAGGAGCGGCAGGCAATTGCGGAGCATGGCGGCGAATATGAGCGGTACATGCGGGATGTCCCCGGCTTCATCCCTCGCTTTCTTGGCCCGCCGGCCGATAAAGCACGCCCCTAA
- a CDS encoding metal-sensitive transcriptional regulator has translation MCDKDRSSILTSLNRIAGQVRGVGQMVEDERYCIEILHQLHAVKAALSKVETQVLKAHAAFCVEEAIISGNAEVQRRKFDELVDVFAKAKL, from the coding sequence ATGTGCGACAAAGACAGGAGCAGTATTCTGACCTCTCTTAACCGAATTGCCGGACAGGTCCGCGGCGTCGGTCAGATGGTGGAGGATGAGCGCTATTGCATCGAAATCCTTCATCAGCTTCATGCAGTAAAAGCCGCTCTCTCGAAGGTCGAAACTCAAGTGCTGAAGGCCCATGCGGCTTTTTGCGTTGAAGAAGCGATCATCTCGGGCAATGCGGAGGTTCAGCGACGAAAGTTTGATGAATTGGTCGACGTTTTCGCGAAGGCCAAGCTCTAG
- a CDS encoding IS6 family transposase, giving the protein MTEFPAAHFRRHRFPAEIITHAVWLYFRFPLSLRDVEDLLAERGINVSFQTVSEWAAKFGLKFANQLRRRSRGQFADKWQLDEMVVTIKGKKYWLWRAVDANGYVLDALLQSRRNKAAALRLMRKLLKGQGIAPRVMLTDKLRSYSAAKADLMPKVEHRSHKGLNNQAENSHLAVRRRERRMMRFKSARQCQRFVSTHGQIANLFLLHRKDLTAADHRQLRTHAISTWREIALSIDA; this is encoded by the coding sequence ATGACCGAATTCCCTGCCGCCCACTTCAGACGCCACCGCTTTCCTGCCGAGATCATCACCCATGCGGTCTGGCTGTATTTCCGATTTCCGCTCAGTTTACGCGACGTCGAAGATCTGTTGGCCGAGCGCGGCATCAACGTCTCATTCCAGACCGTCTCGGAATGGGCGGCGAAATTTGGCTTGAAGTTCGCCAATCAGCTCCGACGCCGCTCACGAGGCCAGTTTGCCGACAAGTGGCAGCTCGATGAGATGGTGGTGACGATCAAGGGAAAGAAATACTGGCTGTGGCGCGCCGTCGATGCCAACGGCTACGTTCTCGACGCCCTCTTGCAAAGCCGAAGGAACAAGGCAGCAGCCTTGCGTCTGATGCGCAAACTGCTCAAGGGTCAAGGCATCGCCCCGCGCGTGATGCTGACCGACAAGCTGCGTTCCTATTCGGCTGCGAAGGCGGATTTGATGCCGAAGGTCGAACATCGCTCGCACAAGGGATTGAACAACCAGGCTGAAAATTCCCATCTTGCTGTGCGACGACGAGAGCGGCGCATGATGCGCTTCAAGTCCGCGCGGCAATGTCAGCGTTTCGTCTCCACTCACGGCCAGATCGCCAATCTCTTCCTTCTTCACCGCAAAGACTTGACCGCCGCAGACCATCGCCAGCTTCGCACTCACGCCATCTCGACCTGGCGGGAAATCGCTTTGTCGATTGATGCGTGA
- a CDS encoding DUF411 domain-containing protein produces the protein MNRRKFLCTLVAVAALPVTGTALAAGEGMIVYKDPNCGCCYAWAAAMTNAGFVVKAEEVVDIEVVKDRFNVPTDLRGCHTAVVAGYYLEGHVPLEAVTRLLAERPDLAGLAVPGMPVGSLGMGDSPSASYDVMSVGRDGIGTLYQAVRPKI, from the coding sequence ATGAATCGAAGAAAATTCCTTTGCACCCTGGTCGCTGTCGCAGCGTTGCCCGTCACTGGAACGGCGCTGGCGGCAGGTGAAGGCATGATCGTGTATAAGGACCCCAACTGCGGCTGTTGTTACGCGTGGGCTGCGGCAATGACAAATGCTGGGTTTGTGGTGAAGGCCGAAGAGGTAGTCGACATCGAGGTCGTGAAGGACCGTTTCAATGTCCCGACCGACCTCCGTGGCTGCCACACGGCCGTGGTCGCAGGCTACTACCTGGAGGGTCATGTGCCGCTAGAGGCGGTGACGAGACTGCTCGCGGAGAGGCCCGATCTTGCGGGCCTCGCCGTGCCGGGCATGCCTGTGGGGTCATTGGGCATGGGAGACAGCCCTAGCGCTTCATATGACGTCATGTCCGTTGGAAGGGACGGCATTGGTACCCTCTACCAAGCGGTGAGGCCTAAGATCTAA
- a CDS encoding efflux RND transporter permease subunit: protein MIANVIAWSARNIVLIFVGAALSIAGGVYALRTLPLDAIPDLSDVQVIVFTDYPGQAPQVVEDQVTYPLTTSMLTVPKSKVVRGFSFFGVSFVYVIFEDGTDPYWARSRVLEYLNAAANRLPDGVSPSLGPDATGVGWVYQYALVAKELSLAELRSLQDWVVRFAVSKSEGVAEVASVGGFVKQYSIVVDPARLRAQNVSLSDIADAVRSSNRDVGGRTIELSEFEFMVRGKGYLQGIRDIESIVLNTSAGVPLRLSDVARVELVPDERRGITELNGDGEVASGIVLQRDGANALTVIENAKESLAAVQSSLPAGTEILPVYDRSKLIEAAIETLKVTLIEESIVVALVTIAFLLHIRSALVAIIMLPIGILIAFMAMRALGLGANIMSLGGIAIAIGAMIDAAIVMIENAHKHLERAPPDKPRAEVLIEAASEVGPALFFSLLIITVSFLPIFTLESQEGRLFGPLAFTKTFAMAAAALLSITLVPALMILFVRGRIVPEHKNPLNRLLIWIYRPVIAGVLKAKSLTILVAIVILGVTVWPVQHIGSEFMPDLDEGTLMYMPTTLPGLSVTKAAELMQTQDRIIKSFPEVESVFGKAGRALTATDPAPTEMFETIITLKPKSEWRPGVTSDSLKQEMDAALQFPGVSNAWTMPIRARIDMLSTGIRTPVGVKVYGTNLNEMEKVARDIETVLKAVPGTSSAYAERVIGGYYLDIIPDRMALGRYGLSIDDVQDVIGMALGSEVVTSTVEGRERYGVAIRYPRAFRSDPQSIARDVQVSLPGGGTVPLGEVAEVKLTRGATTIRTENGQLAVYIFVDIANRDLGGYVAEAQEAVAASVEMPTGYSVAWSGQFEYLERAKDRLMIVVPLTLALIFLLLYLNFKALTETLIVMLSLPFALVGGIWMMWWLGFNASVAVAVGFIALAGVAAETGVIMLIYLDHALRDEKAKSKAEGRAFEKEDLDRAIMIGAVERVRPKMMTVVAIMAGLVPILWSTGAGSEIMQRIAVPMIGGMVSSTLLTLIVIPAVYGLVKGYGLKRAREVSQFPASVTAEAF from the coding sequence ATGATTGCCAACGTCATCGCCTGGTCGGCCCGCAACATTGTCCTCATTTTCGTCGGCGCGGCGCTGTCCATCGCGGGTGGTGTCTATGCGCTGCGCACGCTTCCGCTGGACGCCATTCCCGATCTCTCCGACGTACAGGTCATCGTCTTCACTGACTATCCGGGCCAGGCTCCGCAGGTCGTCGAGGACCAGGTTACGTATCCGTTGACGACCTCGATGCTGACAGTGCCCAAATCGAAGGTCGTGCGGGGGTTCTCGTTCTTCGGCGTGTCTTTCGTCTATGTGATCTTCGAGGACGGAACCGATCCCTACTGGGCGCGCAGCCGCGTGCTCGAATACTTGAACGCGGCCGCAAACCGGCTGCCTGACGGCGTGTCGCCAAGTCTCGGCCCGGATGCCACGGGCGTGGGCTGGGTCTACCAGTATGCCTTGGTCGCCAAGGAGCTGTCGCTCGCGGAGCTGCGTTCACTTCAGGACTGGGTAGTACGCTTCGCCGTCTCCAAGTCCGAGGGAGTGGCGGAGGTGGCCAGCGTCGGCGGCTTCGTCAAGCAATATTCCATCGTCGTTGATCCAGCCCGGCTAAGGGCCCAGAATGTCTCGCTTTCGGATATCGCCGATGCCGTGCGCTCCAGCAACCGCGATGTCGGCGGGCGCACGATCGAACTTTCCGAATTTGAGTTCATGGTGCGTGGCAAGGGCTACCTGCAGGGCATCAGGGACATCGAGAGCATTGTCCTGAACACCAGTGCGGGCGTTCCGCTGCGTCTGTCCGACGTTGCGAGAGTGGAATTGGTCCCGGACGAGCGGCGCGGGATCACAGAGCTGAACGGAGACGGCGAAGTCGCGAGCGGAATCGTCCTCCAGCGCGACGGCGCGAATGCGCTGACCGTCATCGAAAATGCGAAGGAAAGCTTGGCGGCGGTGCAGAGCAGTCTTCCGGCTGGTACCGAAATCCTGCCCGTCTATGATCGTTCGAAACTCATCGAAGCGGCAATCGAGACCTTGAAAGTCACGTTGATCGAGGAATCGATCGTGGTTGCACTGGTGACTATCGCCTTCCTTTTGCATATCCGAAGCGCGCTCGTGGCCATCATCATGCTGCCGATCGGCATTCTCATCGCCTTCATGGCCATGCGGGCGCTAGGTCTGGGAGCGAACATCATGAGCCTCGGCGGGATAGCTATCGCTATCGGTGCGATGATCGACGCGGCCATCGTCATGATCGAGAACGCCCACAAGCATCTGGAACGCGCGCCTCCTGACAAGCCTCGAGCCGAAGTGCTGATCGAGGCGGCAAGCGAGGTCGGCCCGGCGCTTTTCTTCAGCCTGCTGATCATCACGGTGTCGTTCCTGCCGATTTTTACGCTTGAATCGCAAGAGGGCCGCCTGTTCGGACCGCTCGCCTTCACCAAGACCTTCGCGATGGCGGCGGCAGCGCTGCTGTCCATCACACTTGTTCCGGCACTGATGATCCTGTTCGTCCGCGGCCGCATTGTCCCAGAACACAAGAATCCGCTGAACAGACTGCTGATCTGGATATACCGTCCGGTCATCGCGGGCGTCCTTAAGGCCAAGAGCCTGACAATCCTGGTAGCCATCGTGATCCTCGGGGTGACCGTCTGGCCCGTGCAGCATATCGGGAGTGAGTTCATGCCTGATCTCGACGAGGGCACGCTGATGTACATGCCGACAACGCTACCCGGCCTCTCGGTGACAAAAGCGGCGGAGCTCATGCAAACGCAGGATCGCATCATCAAATCTTTCCCCGAGGTCGAGTCGGTGTTCGGCAAGGCGGGTAGGGCGTTGACGGCAACCGATCCGGCTCCGACGGAAATGTTTGAGACCATCATCACCCTGAAACCCAAGTCCGAATGGCGGCCGGGCGTCACGTCTGACAGTCTGAAACAGGAGATGGACGCGGCACTTCAGTTTCCCGGTGTCTCCAACGCCTGGACGATGCCCATCCGCGCCCGCATCGACATGCTTTCGACCGGAATACGCACGCCCGTCGGCGTCAAGGTCTACGGGACCAACCTGAACGAGATGGAGAAGGTCGCTCGCGATATAGAGACCGTTCTCAAGGCGGTGCCGGGAACGTCGAGTGCCTACGCCGAGCGCGTCATCGGTGGATACTATCTCGATATCATCCCTGATCGCATGGCGCTCGGGCGCTATGGGCTTTCGATCGACGATGTCCAGGATGTCATCGGAATGGCCCTGGGGTCCGAGGTCGTGACCTCGACGGTGGAGGGCAGAGAGCGGTACGGCGTCGCCATCCGTTACCCAAGGGCTTTCCGAAGCGATCCCCAGTCCATCGCGAGGGACGTCCAGGTATCATTGCCCGGTGGCGGCACGGTTCCGTTGGGCGAGGTCGCCGAAGTCAAGCTCACGCGCGGTGCCACGACCATAAGGACGGAGAACGGCCAGCTCGCCGTCTATATCTTCGTAGACATCGCCAACCGCGACCTTGGGGGCTACGTTGCCGAAGCCCAAGAAGCCGTCGCGGCGAGCGTCGAGATGCCCACGGGCTATTCCGTCGCATGGAGCGGGCAATTCGAATATCTGGAACGGGCAAAGGACCGGCTAATGATCGTCGTCCCGCTGACGCTGGCGCTGATCTTCCTGTTGCTCTACCTGAACTTTAAGGCATTGACCGAAACACTGATCGTCATGCTGTCTCTGCCGTTCGCTTTGGTCGGCGGCATCTGGATGATGTGGTGGCTGGGCTTCAACGCTTCCGTCGCCGTCGCGGTCGGGTTCATCGCGCTTGCAGGCGTGGCGGCCGAAACCGGTGTGATCATGCTGATCTATCTCGACCACGCGCTCAGGGACGAGAAGGCCAAATCCAAGGCCGAGGGCAGGGCATTCGAAAAGGAAGACCTCGACAGGGCGATCATGATCGGGGCGGTCGAGCGTGTTAGACCGAAGATGATGACCGTCGTGGCGATCATGGCGGGTCTCGTGCCTATCCTCTGGAGCACGGGAGCGGGGTCGGAAATCATGCAGCGGATCGCCGTGCCGATGATCGGCGGCATGGTATCATCGACGTTGCTGACGTTGATCGTGATTCCCGCCGTCTACGGCTTGGTCAAGGGCTACGGGTTGAAGCGAGCACGCGAGGTGAGCCAGTTTCCGGCTTCCGTAACGGCAGAAGCTTTTTGA